The nucleotide sequence ttatgcAAATGAGCTTGTATAACACAATAAAAAGCAATACGCAATTGGccttagaaaaatttaaataaatattatttacacttgagcattttttttattatcctttCGTCCTTATTTCGTTCAAttactttcagttttttttgttttgacttaGTTTTAATCACTGTTTTTATCACTTCCGTTGACAGGTGTACTACATATTATGTACAGAAGGATTGTAGGTAACTTTTGACGGCTTTAACAGGTCATCGGGTTCCTCGTGAGGAATTTCGTTATCCTCATCGCTAAAAACCACAttcaatacttttaaaaattacaaaaacattcGTACTTACTTATATAGGTTATGTTTGGGTAGAAATAGAGATTTAGGACAATCTTTCATGTAGGGCCAACATTCTGCTGGTCCGCCATATTGACCGGTACCAGCATATTCCGCTTCCACGTACTCGGTAAGCATATTGGCGTAAGGTGATTTGCTTGCGCTGAAGAAGAGCTTCAACATTTCGCCGACGAGTCCAAAATTTGTCATTGGATGGGCGTGAACTTCGCAAATAGCCCTTAAAAGACACGCCCTTCCGTCCATTCCGAACTGATCTAATAAATCTTCCAACATCACATATAACAGCGCCCTCTCTCCTCCATGGAAAGCGTGAGGCATTGGTTTAACGTCCTTTTCAGTGGATCTAGGAATAATACAACAACGTTATAATCCGCTAAacctttcaaattattttcaccTTTTTCCACGCCTGCGCAACATTCCACCAATGTAATCAGCTAAGATAGTACCAGCAGCTCGACCCATTGACCTAGCTAACAACGGTGGAAGAACTCCATAAGGATTCTCGTTATCTGTTAATCCCAGTTTATTAAAAtcaactaaaacaaaaattttcctcaatatataatcataagaaaaattaataaactcccaagttttttaaattaggtaaatcaaaaaattcaaaagccGTCTCTGTCTTTTTACGAATATCGATAAAT is from Diorhabda sublineata isolate icDioSubl1.1 chromosome 1, icDioSubl1.1, whole genome shotgun sequence and encodes:
- the LOC130443055 gene encoding uncharacterized protein LOC130443055, whose amino-acid sequence is MADYNLKTINILTLILLVTPMSLTKDGSKSRQKRILWVTQDGRLALPPGTTLVISPSLSLPFVRYPPEGFFSNLTISLPFTIDFNKLGLTDNENPYGVLPPLLARSMGRAAGTILADYIGGMLRRRGKRSTEKDVKPMPHAFHGGERALLYVMLEDLLDQFGMDGRACLLRAICEVHAHPMTNFGLVGEMLKLFFSASKSPYANMLTEYVEAEYAGTGQYGGPAECWPYMKDCPKSLFLPKHNLYNDEDNEIPHEEPDDLLKPSKVTYNPSVHNM